From the Acidilutibacter cellobiosedens genome, one window contains:
- a CDS encoding lysylphosphatidylglycerol synthase transmembrane domain-containing protein: MNKNRRNNVSLVLVIAFFLIFIFINKDLKDFPEVIIAANTKYLIVAVLLMFGNWALDGIILNVLTNKIYGKVKFLKSFRFSLVGQYYSAITPFSAGGQPAQIYLMSKDSIPVSKSSLILFNKFVIYQAAVTLYYLIMFIFKFNFVSVNAKSVLPFAIFGLFLYVVVLIGITLLFYKPSWIKPIVLTLYKFLSKIKIMKNLEKYKYKIEKFVEEYEISAEKIKRNRNNNLGLFLLSTIQITFDLSVTYFVYLSMHLRKAAYLDVIAVQSIVYLVAVFMPTPGSIGASEGGYYLLFKPIFTKNLILHSLILWRAINYYLKILITGFVTFIDHLIRRRKKIVI, translated from the coding sequence ATGAATAAGAATAGAAGGAATAATGTATCTTTAGTATTGGTTATAGCTTTTTTTTTAATATTTATATTTATTAATAAAGATTTAAAAGACTTTCCTGAAGTAATAATTGCTGCTAATACTAAATATTTGATTGTGGCCGTATTGCTGATGTTTGGAAACTGGGCTTTAGACGGAATTATATTAAATGTTTTAACTAACAAGATTTATGGCAAGGTAAAATTTTTAAAATCTTTTAGATTTTCGTTAGTTGGGCAGTATTATAGTGCTATTACTCCATTTTCTGCGGGAGGACAACCAGCGCAGATATATTTGATGTCTAAGGATTCCATACCGGTATCAAAGAGTTCTCTTATATTATTTAATAAATTCGTAATATACCAAGCAGCAGTAACGCTTTACTATTTAATAATGTTTATTTTCAAATTTAATTTTGTATCCGTTAATGCAAAATCAGTGTTGCCTTTTGCAATATTTGGATTATTCTTATATGTAGTAGTACTGATAGGTATAACTTTATTATTTTATAAGCCAAGTTGGATAAAACCCATAGTTTTAACTTTATATAAATTTTTAAGTAAGATCAAAATTATGAAAAATTTAGAGAAATATAAATACAAGATAGAAAAGTTCGTGGAAGAATATGAAATTAGTGCGGAAAAAATTAAAAGAAACAGAAATAATAATTTGGGGCTTTTCTTACTTTCAACAATTCAGATAACTTTTGATTTAAGTGTAACTTATTTTGTTTATTTATCCATGCACCTTAGAAAAGCAGCATATCTGGATGTTATAGCCGTTCAGTCTATTGTATATTTGGTGGCGGTTTTTATGCCGACTCCGGGGAGTATAGGTGCTTCGGAAGGAGGGTATTACCTCTTGTTTAAGCCAATATTTACCAAGAACTTAATATTACATTCCTTAATTCTATGGAGAGCTATAAACTATTATTTGAAAATTTTAATTACAGGATTTGTTACTTTTATAGATCATTTAATTAGGAGAAGAAAAAAAATTGTAATATAA
- the pepT gene encoding peptidase T — MSKILNRFLKYVSYETTSNEESKTVPSSKEQLEFGKYLEQELKDLGLSSVVFDDKGYLYATLPSNIDKTVPTIGFIAHMDTSPDMSGKNVKPKIIKNYDGNNILLNKDLNIILSPEDFPEIKDYIGKDIITTDGTTLLGADDKAGIAEIVTAMEFLIENPKIPHGEIKIGFTPDEEIGRGADYFDVKKFGADFAYTVDGGKIGELEYENFNGAEVKIIINGRNVHPGSAKNKMVNSMIIAMELNSLLPVSERPEYTEKYEGFYHITKINGNVEQTVINYIIRDHNREKFEQKKNLFKKIVDFMNEKYGNIIVMEYKDQYYNMKEKIEPVMYVVDIAKNAMKEVSVTPSIIPIRGGTDGAMLSFKGLPCPNIFTGGHNFHGKFEYVPVFAMNKAVETIIKIADLTKEISLA, encoded by the coding sequence ATGTCGAAAATATTAAATAGATTTTTAAAATATGTAAGTTATGAAACTACTTCTAATGAAGAATCTAAAACAGTTCCAAGTTCTAAAGAACAATTAGAGTTTGGAAAATATTTAGAACAAGAATTGAAGGATTTAGGCCTTTCTTCTGTTGTGTTCGATGACAAAGGATATCTATATGCAACTCTGCCATCAAATATTGATAAAACTGTTCCAACCATAGGATTTATTGCTCATATGGATACCAGCCCGGACATGTCGGGGAAAAATGTAAAACCAAAAATAATAAAAAATTATGACGGCAATAATATCCTGCTAAATAAGGATTTAAATATTATCCTTTCTCCTGAAGATTTCCCTGAAATAAAAGATTACATAGGAAAGGATATCATCACAACTGACGGAACTACTTTATTAGGTGCTGACGATAAAGCAGGAATTGCTGAAATCGTAACAGCAATGGAATTTTTAATTGAAAATCCCAAAATTCCTCATGGCGAAATTAAAATAGGGTTCACTCCCGATGAAGAAATAGGAAGAGGTGCAGATTATTTCGATGTAAAAAAATTCGGGGCTGATTTTGCCTATACCGTTGATGGAGGAAAAATAGGAGAATTGGAGTATGAAAACTTTAACGGGGCAGAAGTAAAAATAATTATAAATGGCAGAAATGTTCATCCCGGTTCTGCTAAAAATAAAATGGTTAATTCAATGATTATAGCCATGGAATTGAATTCCCTTCTGCCTGTAAGCGAAAGACCGGAGTATACCGAAAAATATGAAGGGTTTTACCATATTACCAAAATAAATGGAAATGTGGAACAAACGGTCATTAATTATATCATCAGAGACCATAATAGGGAAAAATTCGAACAGAAGAAGAATTTATTTAAAAAAATAGTTGATTTTATGAATGAAAAATATGGTAATATTATTGTTATGGAATATAAAGATCAATACTATAATATGAAAGAAAAAATAGAACCTGTGATGTATGTTGTTGACATAGCAAAAAATGCCATGAAAGAAGTATCTGTAACTCCCTCCATTATTCCTATTAGGGGTGGTACAGACGGAGCAATGTTGTCCTTTAAGGGATTGCCTTGTCCTAACATCTTTACCGGCGGACATAATTTTCATGGAAAATTTGAATATGTACCTGTATTTGCCATGAATAAGGCTGTTGAAACAATAATTAAAATAGCAGATTTAACCAAAGAAATATCCTTAGCCTAA
- a CDS encoding putative ABC transporter permease: MKKMKRLNKYLILFVIGGISYFFIEILWRGHSHITMFILGGLCFVSVGLINEYYFKLKKSLLIQQSVSCLVITTLELIFGLILNVRLRLNVWDYSNLKFNLMGQICLEYSVLWFFLSLPAIIFYDYLRHWLFGEEKPHYKFI; the protein is encoded by the coding sequence ATGAAGAAAATGAAACGACTGAATAAATATTTAATCTTATTCGTAATCGGAGGGATATCCTATTTTTTTATTGAAATCTTATGGAGAGGGCACTCCCATATTACAATGTTTATTTTAGGCGGCTTATGTTTTGTATCAGTAGGTTTAATAAACGAATACTATTTCAAACTTAAAAAATCTTTATTAATACAGCAGAGTGTATCTTGTTTGGTTATAACAACATTAGAATTAATATTTGGATTAATTTTGAATGTAAGGTTGAGATTAAATGTTTGGGATTATAGTAATTTAAAATTTAATTTGATGGGTCAAATATGTTTAGAATATAGTGTTTTATGGTTTTTTCTTTCTTTACCAGCTATAATTTTTTACGATTATTTAAGGCATTGGTTGTTTGGAGAGGAAAAACCACATTATAAATTTATTTAG
- a CDS encoding phenylacetate--CoA ligase family protein, with the protein MYYNHNKWDRNEIMDYSDKCFRNILKYAYRNSTFYRRYYASYGIKFEHLNTIDPKDIPYMDKEKVRNNFFDIPTLKIKKRYLNDALKRNELLLKVGNYYLVHTSGSTGRPCSFLYGKRALNKIESNFVRLSIGGKNSIRMTDFPIRTLYIASVGSGYACTALALEGIKKYKSRSVVVSALEPLEKWQRIVGDFKPNYIGGYPSCIKIAAHLQEEGKIKLRPKKIITGGEPLTKETSKYFSELFNADIIDYYGCTESIIIGAGASYYDGMYLFDDMNYIEVDKDNKLVITPFYNNTFPLIRYRLNDIVEDFNYDGEGVLPYTHINRIIGREEEVMWFKNSSGNFDFLHPLFLDDIDVKGIKYYQFIQKSDTFFSLKCVKFSNSDEEELIKNLKGLLDNFLKKKNMENVKYDISFEKSLAINPHTGKTTMVIKKLK; encoded by the coding sequence ATGTATTATAATCATAATAAATGGGATAGAAATGAAATTATGGATTATAGTGATAAATGTTTTAGAAATATACTTAAATATGCCTATAGGAACAGCACTTTTTATAGAAGGTATTATGCGAGTTATGGTATAAAGTTTGAACATTTAAACACTATTGATCCAAAGGATATTCCTTATATGGATAAGGAAAAAGTCAGAAATAATTTTTTTGATATTCCAACTCTTAAGATAAAAAAGAGATATTTAAATGATGCATTAAAAAGGAATGAACTCTTGCTCAAGGTGGGTAACTATTATTTGGTTCATACTTCCGGAAGTACGGGAAGGCCATGTAGTTTTTTATATGGGAAAAGAGCTTTAAACAAAATTGAATCCAATTTTGTTAGATTGAGTATAGGGGGAAAGAACTCCATAAGAATGACTGATTTTCCCATAAGAACTCTTTATATAGCAAGTGTAGGTAGCGGATATGCATGTACTGCTTTAGCTCTGGAAGGTATAAAGAAATATAAATCAAGGAGTGTAGTAGTTAGTGCTCTTGAACCTTTAGAAAAATGGCAAAGAATTGTCGGCGATTTTAAACCGAATTATATTGGCGGTTACCCTTCTTGTATAAAAATTGCAGCTCATCTTCAAGAAGAAGGGAAAATAAAATTAAGGCCCAAGAAAATTATTACCGGCGGAGAGCCTTTGACGAAAGAAACTTCAAAATATTTCTCAGAATTGTTTAATGCGGATATAATAGATTATTACGGATGTACGGAATCCATTATTATTGGAGCAGGAGCAAGCTATTATGACGGAATGTATTTATTTGACGATATGAACTATATAGAGGTCGATAAAGATAATAAACTTGTTATTACTCCATTTTATAATAATACCTTTCCTCTAATTAGATATAGATTAAATGATATAGTTGAGGATTTTAACTATGATGGAGAAGGGGTTCTTCCTTACACTCATATAAATAGAATTATAGGAAGAGAAGAGGAAGTAATGTGGTTTAAAAACAGTAGTGGGAATTTTGATTTTCTTCACCCGCTATTTTTAGATGATATAGATGTGAAAGGCATAAAGTATTATCAATTTATACAGAAGAGCGATACGTTTTTTAGCTTAAAATGTGTAAAGTTCTCAAATTCAGATGAGGAAGAATTAATAAAAAATTTAAAGGGCTTATTAGATAATTTTCTTAAGAAAAAAAATATGGAAAATGTAAAGTATGATATTTCTTTTGAGAAAAGCTTAGCCATAAATCCTCATACTGGGAAAACAACTATGGTAATTAAGAAATTAAAATAA
- a CDS encoding DegV family protein — protein MTIKILSDSACDLPEEILDEYNIEILPIVVNKGEKEFLDRATLMPKEMYDDMRNGAVYKTAQIPPHMFEEKFEEIAKKKESAIYIAFSSGLSGTYQTAVIVRDTMKGKYPELDLDIVDSKSASLGFGLIVHKAAQMAKEGKVKAEILKTIEFYVKHIEHIFTVDDIEYLFRGGRVRRSQAFIGGLLNIKPILVFNDGKIVPFEKIRGRNKVMKRMLEIMEERGKSADLKNQVIGINHGDDINGAMQLKKMIEEEFGCKEFIINMLCCSIGAHSGPGTLSVFFLNEKPDKVIEL, from the coding sequence ATGACAATAAAAATATTGAGTGATAGTGCATGTGATCTGCCAGAGGAAATATTAGATGAATATAACATAGAGATATTACCTATTGTGGTAAATAAAGGAGAAAAAGAATTTTTAGACAGAGCAACGTTAATGCCTAAAGAAATGTATGATGATATGCGTAATGGAGCGGTTTATAAGACTGCCCAAATTCCGCCTCATATGTTTGAAGAAAAGTTTGAAGAAATTGCAAAGAAAAAAGAAAGCGCAATATATATAGCATTTTCTTCTGGCCTTTCCGGAACATATCAAACTGCTGTAATAGTAAGAGATACAATGAAAGGAAAGTATCCTGAGCTGGACCTTGACATAGTGGATTCTAAGTCGGCCTCCTTAGGATTTGGACTTATTGTACATAAGGCGGCTCAGATGGCGAAAGAAGGCAAGGTCAAGGCAGAAATACTCAAAACTATAGAGTTTTATGTGAAGCATATCGAACACATATTTACTGTTGATGACATAGAGTATCTTTTTAGAGGAGGAAGAGTCAGGAGATCTCAGGCATTCATAGGAGGATTACTAAATATTAAACCTATATTGGTCTTTAATGATGGGAAAATTGTTCCATTTGAAAAAATTAGGGGAAGAAACAAAGTAATGAAAAGAATGTTGGAGATAATGGAGGAAAGAGGAAAAAGTGCGGATCTTAAAAATCAGGTTATAGGGATTAACCATGGTGATGATATTAATGGAGCAATGCAGCTAAAGAAAATGATTGAAGAAGAGTTTGGCTGCAAAGAGTTTATAATTAATATGTTGTGCTGTTCTATAGGTGCACATTCGGGACCAGGGACATTGTCTGTGTTCTTTTTAAATGAAAAACCGGATAAAGTGATTGAGTTATAA
- the cls gene encoding cardiolipin synthase, whose amino-acid sequence MENFISTVISIIIWILKNILWINILLAILVVFFERRDPKSTWLWLMIFFFLPGIGFIFYLLAGQDLKKRNMFKLKEEEDKYIRDLVRNQERNIQRNQLNFDDPEIKEHQDLIQYHLAASESIYFQNNKVEVYFSGQDKFKALIDSLEKAEEFIHMEYYIIRNDNIGKKIMKILTDKAKAGVEVKLLYDGMGGRHLPKDFGKELVDGGGKIGVFFPSFGLFNLRINYRNHRKICVIDGKEAFIGGFNIGDEYLGLSKRFGFWRDTHLKIEGEAITGLEWRFLLDWRFASKEEFQFDRKYFPELEPKGKTSIQIVSSGPDSKWSSIKDGYFKMISNARQKVYIQTPYFIPDDSILESLKIAALSGIDVRIIIPSKPDHPFVYWASLSYMGELLKAGVRFYIYNNGFIHSKVVISDDVLSSVGSANLDIRSFELNFEVNAFMYDEEINKKITDKFIDDLNFCKEITMEEYEKRSFIIKFKESISRLLSPIL is encoded by the coding sequence GTGGAAAACTTTATATCTACAGTAATATCTATAATAATATGGATATTAAAAAATATATTATGGATTAATATTTTGCTGGCTATATTGGTAGTTTTTTTTGAAAGAAGAGATCCAAAGTCAACTTGGTTATGGTTGATGATATTTTTCTTTCTTCCTGGTATTGGATTTATATTTTATTTGCTTGCTGGGCAGGATTTAAAAAAGAGAAATATGTTTAAGTTAAAGGAAGAGGAGGATAAATATATCAGAGATCTTGTGAGAAATCAGGAAAGGAATATTCAAAGGAATCAGCTAAATTTTGATGATCCTGAAATTAAGGAGCATCAGGATTTAATTCAATATCATCTTGCTGCCAGCGAATCTATTTATTTTCAGAATAATAAAGTGGAAGTATATTTTAGCGGGCAAGATAAATTTAAGGCACTGATAGATAGTTTGGAAAAGGCAGAAGAATTTATTCATATGGAATATTATATTATAAGAAATGATAATATCGGTAAAAAGATAATGAAGATTCTTACCGATAAGGCGAAAGCCGGAGTTGAAGTGAAACTTCTGTACGACGGAATGGGAGGAAGACATCTTCCTAAGGATTTCGGGAAAGAATTAGTTGATGGGGGAGGAAAAATAGGAGTATTTTTTCCGTCTTTTGGTTTGTTTAATTTGAGAATTAATTATAGGAATCACAGGAAAATTTGTGTTATCGACGGAAAAGAAGCTTTTATAGGAGGATTTAATATCGGAGATGAATATCTGGGGCTTTCAAAGAGATTTGGATTTTGGAGGGATACTCATTTAAAAATAGAGGGAGAAGCTATTACAGGACTTGAATGGAGATTCTTACTTGATTGGAGATTTGCTTCTAAAGAAGAATTCCAGTTTGACAGGAAATATTTTCCTGAGTTAGAACCAAAGGGGAAAACCAGTATCCAAATAGTATCAAGCGGCCCTGATTCTAAATGGAGCAGTATTAAAGACGGATATTTTAAAATGATTAGTAATGCAAGGCAAAAAGTTTATATTCAGACTCCCTATTTTATTCCAGATGATAGTATATTGGAATCTTTAAAAATTGCCGCATTGTCTGGGATAGATGTAAGAATTATAATTCCGTCGAAACCAGACCATCCCTTTGTGTATTGGGCAAGTTTATCATATATGGGGGAGCTTTTAAAAGCAGGAGTAAGATTTTATATATACAATAACGGTTTTATTCATAGTAAAGTAGTTATTTCGGATGATGTACTCTCCTCTGTAGGTAGTGCAAATTTAGACATAAGAAGTTTCGAGCTGAATTTTGAAGTAAATGCATTTATGTACGATGAAGAAATAAATAAAAAAATAACAGATAAATTTATTGATGATTTGAATTTTTGTAAGGAAATAACCATGGAAGAATACGAGAAAAGATCCTTTATCATAAAATTTAAGGAATCCATATCGAGATTACTTTCACCTATTTTGTAA
- a CDS encoding aminotransferase class IV, with protein MNKEAVKNYFIINGEIISTDDMRVFDTIKISPIYEVIRIMDGIPLFFEEHVKRMRRSAEIVGKTIFRKDQEIIGDIKKLIEANNVKNLNVKLLSAYEEGKKETFLAYFIESYYPDEKVYREGIHTILYHYERKNPNAKVLNVSFKDEVNKKIKEMNAFEALLVNKEGYITEGSRSNMFFVRGEKVFTAPKGEVLLGVTRKHIINVCKELNIDVVEENINIKDLDKIDGGFMSGTSVNVLPISSIDDKKYSSADNNLIKAIQDGYLNLVKNYIEEKKSLCK; from the coding sequence ATGAACAAGGAAGCAGTAAAGAATTACTTTATTATTAATGGAGAAATAATATCTACCGATGATATGAGAGTATTTGATACTATAAAAATTTCTCCCATATATGAAGTTATCAGAATAATGGACGGAATACCCCTTTTTTTTGAGGAGCATGTGAAAAGAATGAGAAGATCTGCGGAAATAGTGGGCAAAACTATATTCAGAAAAGATCAGGAAATAATAGGGGACATTAAGAAGCTAATAGAAGCGAATAATGTAAAGAATTTAAATGTAAAACTTCTTTCGGCCTATGAAGAAGGAAAGAAGGAGACATTTTTAGCGTATTTTATTGAAAGTTACTACCCTGATGAAAAGGTATATAGAGAAGGAATACATACAATACTTTATCATTATGAAAGAAAAAATCCTAATGCTAAGGTGTTGAATGTTTCATTCAAAGATGAAGTTAATAAAAAGATAAAAGAAATGAATGCATTTGAAGCTCTTCTGGTAAATAAAGAAGGATATATTACCGAAGGAAGCAGGTCTAATATGTTCTTTGTAAGAGGGGAAAAAGTGTTTACAGCTCCTAAAGGAGAGGTTCTTCTGGGAGTCACGAGAAAACATATAATAAATGTTTGTAAAGAATTAAATATTGATGTCGTGGAAGAAAATATCAATATAAAGGATTTAGATAAAATAGACGGAGGCTTTATGTCCGGTACTTCAGTAAATGTACTGCCTATATCTTCTATAGATGATAAGAAATATAGTTCCGCAGACAATAATTTAATAAAGGCCATACAAGATGGATATTTAAATTTAGTTAAGAATTACATTGAAGAGAAGAAATCCCTTTGTAAATAA
- a CDS encoding aspartyl-phosphate phosphatase Spo0E family protein, which translates to MNNIITLENLKVEIEKKREELNNLMVCEIDKYKILDFSQKLDKLIFQYYKFRENEKSN; encoded by the coding sequence ATGAATAATATAATTACTTTAGAAAATTTGAAAGTGGAAATAGAGAAAAAGAGAGAGGAACTTAACAATTTGATGGTATGTGAAATAGATAAATATAAGATTCTTGATTTTAGTCAAAAATTAGACAAGTTAATATTTCAGTATTATAAATTTAGAGAAAATGAAAAGAGTAATTGA
- a CDS encoding glycosyl hydrolase family 18 protein, whose amino-acid sequence MKKSKNIVTLIMFLALILNFFVLSLTSAENIKQKDILKSKLVVEGNEEGERLSIVNSKGIFIPVEILKKYFDNDISIKEEENRLHIVIQKPAFTLENFTLSNRIKDGVSLNFPIQNIDGVNYINIKGIEKILGISSSYIKDSNILILDKIKDKQMIGKTVNKTKLKSPYNKFFFYIPTIRYINKGEKVFIFDEKGNDYKVRTKQGEVGFIKKDELQLGWEVYNNDLKLNTLRENYSPKGKINIVWDQITDMTPDTGDEDKIDGLDVIVPTWFSVINDKGYILNKGDYKYVENAHNKGYKVWALIDNNFDKELTSKILKSSDAKKNIINQLLIYSSIYNLDGINIDFENVYYEDKDRFTNFISELTQTLKQQNISVSIDITVPSASPTWSKFYDRQKLGKIVDYCMLMAYDETPGDSKLSGPVASINWVTKGITDTIKSGIPGEKLILGIPFYTRQWEEAKDTKGNISVKSKTLSMKAVNKIIMENDCKPVWLSNYGQNYIEYAKAGKRYRIWIEDKKSVKLKSDLVAKYNLKGISSWRKGFEEPDIWEVINYTVKGEKIASSN is encoded by the coding sequence ATGAAAAAAAGTAAAAATATTGTCACTTTGATAATGTTTTTAGCTTTAATTCTTAATTTTTTCGTATTGAGCTTGACAAGTGCAGAAAATATTAAACAGAAGGATATTTTAAAGAGTAAATTGGTAGTAGAGGGCAATGAAGAAGGGGAACGACTTTCTATAGTAAATTCTAAGGGAATATTTATTCCTGTTGAGATACTGAAGAAGTATTTTGATAACGATATTTCAATAAAGGAAGAAGAGAACAGGTTACATATAGTTATACAAAAACCTGCTTTTACTTTGGAAAATTTTACGCTTTCTAATAGAATAAAGGACGGAGTATCATTAAATTTTCCAATCCAAAATATAGATGGTGTAAATTACATAAATATTAAGGGTATAGAAAAAATATTGGGAATAAGCTCTTCTTATATAAAGGATTCAAATATTCTGATTTTAGACAAAATAAAGGACAAGCAAATGATAGGGAAAACTGTTAATAAGACAAAATTAAAGTCCCCTTACAATAAATTTTTCTTTTATATTCCAACTATAAGATATATAAATAAAGGAGAAAAGGTATTTATTTTTGATGAAAAGGGAAATGATTACAAAGTTAGGACAAAGCAAGGAGAAGTTGGCTTTATAAAAAAAGATGAACTTCAATTAGGATGGGAAGTTTACAATAATGATTTAAAACTTAATACTCTAAGAGAAAACTATTCTCCCAAAGGGAAAATAAATATTGTATGGGATCAGATAACAGATATGACTCCAGATACTGGTGATGAAGATAAAATAGACGGACTGGATGTTATAGTCCCTACTTGGTTTTCCGTGATAAATGACAAAGGATATATTTTGAATAAAGGAGATTATAAATATGTGGAAAATGCTCATAACAAGGGCTATAAAGTTTGGGCATTAATAGACAATAATTTTGATAAGGAGTTAACCAGCAAAATATTAAAAAGTTCTGATGCTAAGAAAAATATTATAAATCAGTTATTGATATATTCGAGCATATACAATTTGGATGGCATAAATATTGATTTTGAAAATGTGTATTATGAAGATAAGGATAGGTTCACAAATTTTATTTCTGAACTTACGCAAACTTTAAAACAGCAAAATATTTCAGTTTCCATAGATATAACTGTTCCATCTGCAAGTCCTACATGGTCTAAATTTTATGACAGGCAAAAATTGGGCAAAATTGTAGACTATTGCATGTTAATGGCTTACGATGAAACTCCCGGAGATAGTAAATTAAGCGGTCCGGTAGCATCTATTAATTGGGTAACCAAAGGCATAACAGATACTATTAAGTCCGGAATTCCAGGAGAAAAGCTTATATTGGGAATTCCATTTTATACAAGGCAATGGGAGGAAGCAAAAGATACAAAAGGCAATATAAGTGTAAAATCAAAAACACTTTCTATGAAGGCTGTAAATAAAATAATTATGGAGAATGACTGCAAACCTGTTTGGTTAAGTAATTATGGTCAGAATTATATAGAATATGCAAAGGCTGGGAAGAGATATAGGATTTGGATAGAGGATAAAAAATCTGTAAAGCTAAAATCTGACCTTGTAGCAAAATATAATTTAAAAGGAATTTCTTCTTGGAGAAAAGGCTTTGAAGAGCCAGACATTTGGGAGGTAATTAATTATACTGTTAAAGGAGAAAAAATTGCAAGTAGCAATTAA